One genomic region from Ascaphus truei isolate aAscTru1 chromosome 20 unlocalized genomic scaffold, aAscTru1.hap1 SUPER_20_unloc_5, whole genome shotgun sequence encodes:
- the LOC142474751 gene encoding E3 ubiquitin/ISG15 ligase TRIM25-like, with amino-acid sequence MASAGLREELTCPICLSTYTQPVTLRCGHNFCQGCIGSVWDSQGGSGLYTCPECRAEFQERPALQRNLKLCNIAERFLSTQPEQEEAVIFCTYCVTSSVPAAKTCLHCDASLCDIHLERHSKSEEHVLSEPTTSLKTRKCPVHKEILKCYCTEDAACICVSCCMFGEHRGHQVESLNEASEKKKEKLRHVLEKLTSVREETEKRAQSLQERRRDAQEKAAGETARVTALIRDIREQLEVLEKRVLSEITRWEEQVSLRVSDLIQQLEIKKDELSRKMLHIQELSNITDPLTVLQGRESDNADFCDAEEGDNEDRERGGNKVPAVGDLYEVLMSVNFQRLTDIVTDLKAKSGFCVQGDSGILLDVNTAANNVSVSGDLKTASWSGRNLLRRNTPERFENNQVLSSRSFSSGQHYWEVEISDSGSREVGISYPSIVRKGDQSIIGYNKKSWCLCMWDNNHSVTHDTISTQIYPESRVQRLGIYLDYEAGRLSFYQLCDPVRHLHTVTATFTEPLHAAFWVGDNGWVRIRS; translated from the coding sequence ATGGCGTCCGCTGGTCTGAGAGAGGAGCTAACCTGCCCTATCTGCCTGAGCACTTATACCCAGCCTGTAACGCTGAGATGTGGGCATAACTTCTGCCAGGGCTGTATTGGGAGTGTGTGGGATTCCCAGGGGGGATCTGGACTTTATACCTGTCCTGAATGCAGAGCAGAGTTTCAGGAGCGTCCtgcactgcagaggaacctgaAGCTGTGTAACATAGCGGAGCGTTTCCTTTCTACTCAGCCGGAGCAGGAGGAGGCTGTGATCTTCTGCACTTACTGTGTTACCTCCTCTGTACCCGCTGCTAAAACATGTCTGCATTGTGACGCCTCCCTGTGTGATATTCACCTAGAGAGACACAGCAAGTCAGAGGAACACGTCTTATCTGAGCCAACCACCTCCTTAAAGACCAGGAAATGCCCCGTCCACAAGGAGATCCTGAAGTGTTACTGCACTGAGGATGctgcctgtatctgtgtgtcctgctgcatgtTTGGGGAGCACAGGGGACACCAGGTGGAGTCGCTGAATGAGGCCTctgagaagaagaaggagaaacTGAGACATGTTCTGGAGAAACTGACCTCAGTGAGAGAGGAGACTGAGAAAAGAGCCCAGAGTCTGCAGGAACGCAGGAGAGACGCGCAGGAAAAAGCAGCTGGGGAGACAGCCCGAGTCACTGCCCTGATTAGGGACATCAGGGAACAGCTGGAAGTCCTAGAGAAGCGAGTCCTGAGTGAGATCACCAGGTGGGAAGAGCAGGTTTCTCTCCGAGTCTCTGATCTAATCCAGCAGCTGGAAATAAAGAAGGACGAGCTGTCCAGGAAGATGCTTCACATTCAGGAGCTGAGCAACATCACTGATCCATTAACTGTCTTACAGGGACGGGAATCAGACAATGCTGACTTCTGTGATGCTGAGGAGGGAGATaatgaggacagagagagagggggtaataaGGTCCCTGCTGTAGGGGATTTGTATGAGGTTCTGATGTCAGTGAATTTCCAGCGATTAACTGATATTGTGACTGATCTAAAAGCAAAGAGCGGGTTCTGTGTGCAGGGGGATTCAGGCATATTACTGGATGTAAATACAGCGGCTAATAATGTATCTGTATCAGGTGACCTGAAAACTGCATCCTGGTCAGGAAGAAACCTGTTACGCCGAAATACACCAGAGAGATTTGAGAATAATCAGGTTTTAAGCAGCAGGAGTTTTTCCTCAGGACAACATTACTGGGAGGTGGAGATCAGTGACTCAGGGAGCAGGGAGGTAGGGATTTCCTATCCCAGTATAGTAAGGAAAGGAGATCAGTCCATCATAGGATATAATAAGAAGTCCTGGTGTTTGTGCATGTGGGATAATAATCATTCAGTGACACATGACACAATAAGTACACAGATATACCCCGAGTCTCGCGTGCAGAGATTAGGAATATACCTGGACTATGAGGCTGGGCGGCTGTCCTTTTATCAGCTGTGTGACCCggtcagacacttacacaccgtCACTGCCACCTTCACTGAGCCTCTTCATGCTGCATTCTGGGTAGGGGATAATGGCTGGGTCAGAATCAGGAGCTAG